A window of Sphingomonas adhaesiva contains these coding sequences:
- a CDS encoding DUF6771 family protein: MELLDPQQIARALLLDSAGWARIGLTAPVLRLREQAAQELAMTICRRLVPPAPVDTDQLPLPL, translated from the coding sequence ATGGAGCTACTTGATCCTCAGCAAATCGCTCGCGCCTTGCTACTCGATAGCGCCGGATGGGCGCGCATCGGCCTCACGGCTCCCGTGCTACGCCTGCGCGAGCAGGCTGCTCAGGAACTTGCCATGACCATTTGCCGACGGCTCGTCCCGCCTGCTCCAGTCGACACGGATCAGCTGCCGCTGCCGCTTTGA
- a CDS encoding metallophosphoesterase family protein: MTVFFTADTHFGDHRTINIWRRPFPDTATMDALLIERWNAVVTDDDEVWHLGDVARRPSDVPSLLERLRGTKHLIRGNNDPDGTLAAAGWASVGDYAELDLEGRRLILCHYAFRAWNGQHRGAINLHGHSHGRLKPMPQQFDVGVDAQSFSPVTLDQLLARAAR; the protein is encoded by the coding sequence ATGACCGTCTTCTTCACCGCGGATACGCATTTCGGGGATCACCGGACGATCAACATCTGGCGACGCCCCTTCCCCGATACGGCGACGATGGACGCACTGCTGATCGAGCGCTGGAACGCCGTCGTCACCGACGATGACGAGGTCTGGCATCTGGGCGACGTCGCCCGGCGCCCAAGCGATGTGCCGAGCCTGCTCGAACGGCTGCGTGGCACCAAGCATCTGATCCGCGGAAATAACGACCCCGACGGGACGCTCGCCGCGGCGGGTTGGGCCAGTGTCGGCGACTATGCCGAGCTTGATCTTGAGGGGCGCAGGCTGATCCTGTGCCACTACGCCTTTCGCGCTTGGAATGGACAGCATCGTGGCGCGATCAACCTGCATGGCCATAGCCACGGCCGCCTGAAGCCCATGCCGCAACAATTCGACGTCGGGGTGGACGCCCAGTCGTTCAGCCCCGTTACACTCGACCAGCTTTTGGCGAGGGCAGCACGATGA
- a CDS encoding SPL family radical SAM protein, which yields MLAAGDPAAPTPRAWRPRRLLVTRAARGFAHGREIMARAERHGIDVIELAGDRVTIPGSDDPRRAYAEAKATLAVVVAPPSKRRLQPIAPSADWRVDLAEGCPAHCSYCYLAGSLKGPPVTRVYANLDEILDALPAYLNRGTITSRDDTRAHEGTTFEASCYTDPLAIEPLTGSLSATIAWFGRWQASAQLRFTTKFDDVAPLLAIDHQRRTRMRASINPPAYARFEGGTAAVADRLRALRRVADAGYPIGLTIAPIIAADGWEDAYGALIDDAAAQLSGVPQVDLTVELITHRFTAGSKAVLDSWYPGSALDMSGTNRTTKRTKFGTEKQVYDALTMRRLRSFFEARIAAALPTARVLYWT from the coding sequence TTGCTCGCCGCGGGTGATCCGGCGGCCCCCACGCCGCGGGCGTGGCGACCGCGCCGGCTGCTGGTGACGCGCGCCGCTCGCGGCTTCGCGCATGGCCGGGAGATCATGGCGCGCGCCGAACGACATGGGATCGACGTCATCGAACTTGCCGGCGATCGCGTGACGATACCCGGGAGCGACGATCCCCGGCGTGCTTATGCCGAGGCCAAAGCGACGCTCGCGGTGGTCGTAGCCCCGCCCTCCAAGCGTCGGCTGCAGCCTATCGCCCCCAGCGCCGACTGGCGGGTCGACCTCGCCGAGGGATGCCCGGCGCATTGCAGTTATTGCTATCTTGCCGGCTCGCTCAAGGGACCGCCGGTCACGCGCGTGTACGCCAACCTCGACGAGATCCTGGATGCCCTGCCCGCCTATCTCAATCGCGGCACCATCACCTCGCGTGACGACACGCGAGCGCACGAGGGCACGACGTTTGAGGCGTCCTGCTATACCGATCCGCTGGCGATCGAGCCGCTGACAGGTTCGCTCTCGGCCACGATCGCATGGTTCGGCCGCTGGCAGGCGTCGGCGCAGCTGCGCTTCACCACCAAGTTCGACGACGTGGCGCCGTTGCTGGCGATCGATCACCAGCGCCGCACCCGCATGCGCGCCTCGATCAATCCGCCCGCCTATGCGCGGTTCGAGGGCGGCACCGCCGCCGTTGCGGACCGTCTGCGCGCGCTGCGGCGCGTGGCCGACGCCGGCTATCCGATCGGACTGACCATCGCCCCGATCATCGCGGCGGACGGATGGGAGGACGCCTATGGTGCGCTGATCGACGACGCCGCCGCGCAGCTGTCCGGCGTGCCACAGGTGGACCTGACGGTGGAGCTCATCACGCATCGCTTCACCGCGGGGTCGAAGGCCGTGCTCGACAGTTGGTATCCCGGGTCCGCCCTCGACATGAGCGGGACGAACCGCACGACGAAGCGGACGAAGTTCGGCACCGAGAAGCAGGTGTACGACGCTTTGACGATGCGGCGCCTGCGCTCCTTCTTCGAAGCGCGCATCGCAGCGGCGCTGCCGACCGCCCGGGTGCTCTACTGGACATGA
- a CDS encoding HAD family hydrolase encodes MTIKAILFDIDGTLVDSNPQHVETWDIVFRRDGLTFDRQTIHDQIGKGADMLIPALVPGADEAQRDRLAAAHGALFKERYLDVVRPFHGARDLLATVHAAGQQVVLASSASKDELDHYLDLLNARDLFAATTSADDVEHTKPAPDIFAVALTKLASIEPAEAIAVGDTPYDVEAAKRCGVETIALRSGGFSDEQLREAGALCLYDDVAALLAGYYQSPLARRG; translated from the coding sequence TTGACGATCAAGGCCATCCTCTTCGACATCGACGGCACCCTCGTCGATTCCAACCCGCAGCACGTGGAGACGTGGGACATCGTCTTCCGGCGAGATGGGCTGACCTTCGACCGCCAGACCATCCACGATCAGATCGGCAAGGGCGCCGACATGCTGATCCCCGCGCTGGTGCCCGGGGCGGACGAGGCGCAGCGCGACCGGCTCGCCGCGGCACACGGCGCCTTGTTCAAGGAACGCTACCTTGACGTTGTGCGCCCCTTCCATGGCGCGCGCGATCTCCTCGCGACAGTCCATGCCGCGGGGCAGCAGGTCGTTCTCGCCTCGTCGGCCTCCAAAGACGAGCTCGATCACTATCTCGACCTGCTGAACGCGCGCGATCTTTTTGCGGCGACGACGAGCGCGGACGACGTCGAGCACACGAAACCCGCCCCCGATATCTTCGCGGTCGCGCTGACGAAGCTGGCATCGATCGAACCCGCCGAGGCCATCGCGGTTGGCGACACGCCCTATGACGTTGAGGCCGCGAAGCGCTGCGGCGTAGAGACGATCGCACTGCGCTCCGGCGGGTTCAGCGATGAGCAGCTGCGTGAAGCCGGCGCGCTGTGCCTCTATGACGATGTCGCCGCGCTGCTTGCCGGCTACTACCAGTCTCCGCTTGCTCGCCGCGGGTGA
- a CDS encoding E2 domain-containing protein — protein sequence MTPPWVQTVGDDGAALRVIATAPLPSGDLDAPIDLTIRRVPGGVTVGETVVGTRLPERCPELHVVDGGTFCLGIEEDTLDDPNEAERFWNRLGDYLRNQRYAERHRRWPAGRWLSHGAAAAGSQLEAERIAAECGWAEEYADAIENGRGWLAEELPRPAKHGGLVNARTPCPRGCRRRDGAPVLRRSCSQRAALERLVLAERERRAAGDRFIESLRRDGLACCGRVDGCPLAA from the coding sequence GTGACACCTCCCTGGGTCCAGACGGTCGGCGACGACGGGGCCGCGCTCCGCGTCATCGCGACCGCGCCGCTGCCGTCGGGCGACCTCGACGCGCCGATCGATCTGACGATCCGCCGCGTCCCGGGGGGCGTCACCGTCGGCGAGACGGTCGTCGGCACGCGGCTCCCTGAACGCTGCCCCGAGCTGCACGTCGTTGATGGCGGCACGTTCTGCCTCGGCATCGAGGAGGACACGCTCGACGATCCGAACGAGGCGGAGCGGTTCTGGAACCGGCTCGGCGACTACCTGCGCAACCAGCGGTACGCCGAGCGCCACCGGCGCTGGCCCGCCGGGCGCTGGCTGTCGCACGGCGCCGCGGCGGCCGGGTCGCAGCTCGAGGCCGAGCGGATCGCCGCGGAGTGCGGGTGGGCGGAAGAGTATGCGGACGCGATCGAGAACGGCCGGGGCTGGCTCGCGGAGGAACTGCCCCGGCCGGCGAAGCACGGCGGCCTGGTCAACGCGCGCACGCCCTGCCCGCGCGGCTGCCGGCGCCGTGACGGCGCGCCGGTCCTGCGCCGCAGCTGCTCGCAGCGCGCCGCGCTGGAGAGGCTGGTGCTGGCCGAACGCGAGCGGCGCGCCGCGGGCGACCGCTTCATCGAGTCGCTGAGGCGGGACGGCCTGGCGTGCTGCGGACGAGTCGACGGCTGCCCGCTGGCGGCCTGA
- a CDS encoding TIR domain-containing protein, which translates to MEESDIVKRFEDRGDLVSAILRQRVVQNDEAVAQALADVGRLRGFEAGDTIIAQQRYDRTAYLLLAGKVGITVNGCPFPYGREANDMIGEMSAINPELPRTATIHATEPVAALEVGHRDLLRIGSESREMWRLMAVELTRKIEQRNQFVDATNKEPRIFMISSTEGLPIAEAIRDGLAAAGLTDAVLWSDEEIFPPGAYPLENLKREVALADYGIALAHPDDLRRSRGRDAVVPRDNVVFELGWFMSILDRHRTILLVPEDAEVEMPSDFKGLTPIGYRQARGRKGLETAVAPVVERLRRHIARRGVRSKLQPGS; encoded by the coding sequence ATGGAAGAATCGGACATTGTCAAGCGTTTCGAGGACAGGGGCGACCTGGTGTCGGCGATCCTGCGACAGCGGGTGGTACAGAACGACGAGGCGGTCGCCCAGGCGCTCGCGGACGTCGGCAGGCTGCGCGGCTTCGAAGCGGGCGACACGATCATCGCCCAGCAGCGATACGACAGGACCGCCTACCTGCTCCTGGCGGGCAAGGTCGGCATCACCGTCAACGGCTGCCCGTTCCCATATGGCCGCGAGGCGAACGACATGATCGGCGAGATGTCGGCGATCAACCCCGAGCTGCCGCGCACCGCGACGATCCACGCGACCGAGCCGGTCGCTGCGCTAGAGGTCGGGCACCGCGACCTGCTCCGCATCGGCTCGGAGAGCCGCGAGATGTGGCGGCTGATGGCGGTCGAGCTCACCCGCAAGATCGAGCAGCGCAACCAGTTCGTCGACGCGACGAACAAGGAGCCCAGGATCTTCATGATTTCGTCGACCGAGGGGCTGCCGATCGCGGAAGCGATCAGGGACGGCCTGGCCGCCGCCGGGCTCACCGACGCGGTCCTCTGGAGCGACGAGGAGATCTTCCCGCCGGGGGCCTATCCGCTGGAGAACCTCAAGCGCGAGGTCGCGCTTGCCGACTACGGCATCGCGCTTGCCCATCCGGACGACCTGCGGCGGTCGCGCGGGCGCGACGCGGTGGTGCCGCGAGACAACGTCGTGTTCGAGCTCGGCTGGTTCATGTCCATCCTCGACCGGCACCGCACGATCCTGCTAGTGCCGGAGGATGCCGAGGTGGAGATGCCGTCGGACTTCAAGGGCCTGACGCCGATCGGATATCGGCAGGCGCGGGGCCGCAAGGGTCTGGAGACCGCCGTCGCGCCCGTCGTCGAGCGGCTGCGCCGGCACATCGCGCGACGCGGCGTGCGCTCGAAGCTGCAACCGGGTTCCTGA
- a CDS encoding XRE family transcriptional regulator, with protein MAENISDPAREERLAEERLLYMAQTTIQRQLNRQGLKYRDLARKLEVSEARVSQLLGDDALNLTIRTLARVFHRLGEEVVLMPRRELDEMLDQVVVDTEQPAWTFAARGEEIYAGQEATEIVVEPGVRRGRTQDWIDWAAAEDAADRLRNAA; from the coding sequence ATGGCGGAGAACATTTCCGACCCGGCCCGCGAGGAGCGGCTCGCCGAGGAGCGGCTGCTATACATGGCGCAGACCACGATCCAGCGGCAGCTCAACCGGCAGGGCCTGAAATACCGGGACCTCGCCCGCAAGCTCGAGGTCAGCGAGGCGCGGGTGAGCCAGCTGCTGGGCGACGACGCGCTGAACCTGACGATCAGGACGCTCGCGCGAGTCTTTCACAGGCTGGGCGAGGAGGTCGTTCTGATGCCCCGCCGCGAGCTCGACGAGATGCTCGACCAGGTGGTGGTCGACACGGAGCAGCCCGCTTGGACCTTCGCCGCACGTGGCGAGGAGATATACGCGGGCCAAGAGGCCACCGAGATCGTGGTCGAGCCCGGCGTGAGACGCGGCCGGACGCAGGACTGGATAGACTGGGCCGCCGCCGAGGACGCCGCGGACAGGCTGAGGAACGCGGCTTGA
- a CDS encoding trypsin-like serine peptidase → MDGSGESVIGSGGGWRLDTPASPAKPLPAQARVAAKGILPGAPGRVTVPDPAESPWRGIGLLNLFSGGNLVRIGTGFLCQPDVLLTARHNLLPANYDAAGIWLGYDRILNPDVQPRLIRAWATHSTLDLAVLILSSASPGTFRLGGAVPGDDAVVTLAGYAMPYPDNGARCTYSDGKVVASSATRLSYVISTREGDSGGPVFVESGSTPRAICVHTTSAAAGDPGNSGQPLTPQVVSDIETMIEWARAQIGAQT, encoded by the coding sequence TTGGACGGTTCGGGCGAATCAGTCATCGGGTCGGGAGGCGGTTGGCGCCTTGATACCCCGGCTTCGCCCGCCAAGCCGCTTCCTGCGCAAGCGAGGGTCGCCGCCAAGGGCATCCTGCCGGGCGCCCCCGGGCGCGTCACGGTCCCGGACCCCGCCGAAAGTCCCTGGCGCGGCATCGGCCTGCTCAACCTCTTCAGCGGCGGCAACCTAGTCCGCATCGGGACTGGCTTCCTGTGCCAGCCCGACGTCCTCCTCACCGCGCGGCACAACCTGCTGCCAGCGAACTACGATGCCGCAGGGATCTGGCTCGGCTACGACCGCATCCTGAACCCCGACGTGCAGCCGAGGCTCATCCGCGCTTGGGCGACGCACAGCACGCTCGACCTTGCCGTGCTGATCCTGTCCTCGGCTTCCCCGGGCACCTTCAGGCTGGGCGGCGCCGTCCCGGGCGACGACGCGGTCGTCACCCTCGCCGGATATGCGATGCCCTATCCCGACAATGGCGCGCGCTGCACGTACTCCGACGGCAAGGTGGTGGCGTCGAGCGCGACAAGGCTCTCCTACGTCATCAGCACCCGCGAGGGCGACAGCGGCGGCCCCGTGTTCGTCGAGTCCGGATCGACCCCGCGCGCAATCTGCGTCCACACGACCTCGGCGGCAGCGGGGGATCCGGGAAACTCCGGCCAGCCGCTTACGCCACAGGTCGTAAGCGACATTGAGACGATGATAGAATGGGCGCGCGCCCAGATCGGAGCCCAGACGTGA
- a CDS encoding caspase family protein — translation MTRAAACVGIDAYERVKRLSGCENDASAMHDRLLEHADRSANFASRLHLSSDGRLTRAALRKIVRELFEMRDLEVALFYFAGHGAVTADGSFLVSQEGDFGDEGIAMSEIIAKANGSTARERVIILDCCNAGAVDALFATGLQLPLAKGVSVLASSRDVEPSPEAGGRGVFTKRVCDALDGGAADVLGAVTVASIYAYVDQVFTLFEQRPQFMANVSKLVTIRRAEAAVSPDKLRRLLDYFPEPDHVIQLGPEYEPTAEPNDEAKEAVFADLQRFRGARLVEPHGTEHMYWAAMERRTCGLTPLGRFYWERARARKLD, via the coding sequence GTGACCAGGGCCGCCGCCTGCGTCGGGATCGACGCCTATGAGAGAGTCAAGCGGCTTTCGGGCTGCGAGAACGACGCGAGCGCGATGCACGACCGGCTGCTTGAGCACGCCGACCGCAGTGCCAACTTCGCGAGCCGACTGCACCTCTCCTCCGACGGACGGCTTACGCGCGCGGCGCTTCGGAAGATCGTTCGCGAGCTGTTCGAGATGCGCGACCTCGAGGTGGCGCTTTTCTACTTTGCCGGTCACGGCGCGGTGACGGCGGACGGCTCCTTCCTCGTCAGCCAGGAGGGTGACTTCGGCGACGAGGGCATCGCGATGTCGGAGATCATCGCGAAGGCCAACGGGTCGACGGCGCGCGAGCGGGTCATAATCCTGGACTGCTGCAACGCCGGCGCCGTGGACGCCCTGTTCGCGACCGGCCTGCAGCTCCCGCTCGCCAAAGGCGTGTCGGTGCTTGCGTCGTCTCGGGACGTGGAGCCGTCCCCGGAGGCGGGCGGGCGAGGCGTCTTCACCAAGCGGGTCTGCGATGCGCTGGACGGCGGCGCCGCGGACGTGCTCGGCGCCGTAACGGTCGCGTCCATCTACGCCTATGTCGATCAGGTGTTCACGCTGTTCGAGCAGCGCCCCCAGTTCATGGCGAACGTGTCCAAACTGGTCACTATCAGGCGCGCCGAGGCTGCGGTGTCGCCGGACAAGCTGCGCCGCCTTCTCGATTACTTCCCGGAGCCGGACCATGTCATCCAGCTCGGGCCCGAATACGAGCCGACGGCGGAGCCGAACGACGAGGCGAAGGAGGCGGTGTTCGCGGACCTGCAGCGCTTCCGCGGCGCGCGGCTGGTCGAGCCGCACGGCACCGAACACATGTACTGGGCTGCGATGGAGCGCAGGACGTGCGGGCTCACGCCGCTCGGCCGCTTCTACTGGGAGCGCGCACGCGCCAGGAAGCTGGACTGA
- a CDS encoding DUF2235 domain-containing protein, which produces MVDGEGPAARNLVAMCDGTGNHVEGDLSNVLKLFRVTVRDERQRVFYDPGVGTIARDSAWSRLKQRSAAVFGLVTGAGLDDNILDAYRFLCLSYQPGDRIFLFGFSRGAYTVRALAGLIHMVGLLPPDQVGLAEQALNAYKHSAERNDLHVAWDFSRILGGRPVRIHFVGVWDTVASMIVPRRDRMYLPSLRTLPYTRRNPSVRAFRHAMAIDERRRMFRLNRWVEPQRYVEDPFGSGADGVPQDVAQRWFPGVHSDIGGGYPEPESALSKGPLLWMAEEARAHGLLIDGHLLDRLGRGMHQDEGRYRYVAPDPAGPIHRSLRGVWWLLEVVPKSRRRREMGERGWGLYFPLGERRRVPPGAVVDQSARDRMAALADYRPEGIEARVDATGPEAAA; this is translated from the coding sequence ATGGTTGACGGCGAGGGACCGGCGGCGAGGAACCTAGTCGCGATGTGCGACGGGACGGGGAACCACGTGGAGGGCGACCTCTCGAACGTCCTGAAGCTGTTCCGCGTGACGGTGCGCGACGAGCGGCAGCGAGTGTTCTACGATCCCGGCGTCGGCACCATCGCCCGCGACAGCGCCTGGTCGCGGCTCAAGCAGCGGTCGGCCGCCGTGTTCGGCTTGGTCACCGGCGCCGGACTCGATGACAACATCCTCGACGCCTACCGCTTCCTCTGCCTCTCCTACCAGCCCGGGGATAGGATCTTCCTCTTCGGCTTCAGCCGCGGCGCCTACACCGTGCGCGCGCTCGCCGGGCTGATCCACATGGTCGGCCTGCTGCCGCCGGATCAGGTCGGCCTCGCCGAGCAGGCGCTGAACGCCTATAAGCATTCTGCTGAGAGGAACGACCTGCACGTCGCCTGGGACTTTAGTCGCATCCTCGGCGGACGGCCCGTCCGGATCCACTTCGTCGGCGTCTGGGACACCGTCGCCTCGATGATCGTACCGCGCCGCGACCGCATGTACCTGCCAAGCCTGCGCACCTTGCCCTACACGCGGCGCAACCCGAGCGTGCGCGCGTTCCGCCACGCAATGGCGATCGACGAGCGTCGGCGGATGTTCCGGCTGAACCGCTGGGTCGAGCCGCAGCGCTACGTGGAGGACCCCTTCGGGTCCGGGGCGGACGGCGTTCCCCAGGACGTCGCGCAGCGGTGGTTCCCCGGGGTCCATTCCGACATCGGCGGCGGCTACCCTGAGCCTGAAAGCGCCCTGTCGAAGGGGCCGTTGCTCTGGATGGCCGAGGAGGCGCGGGCTCACGGCCTGCTCATCGATGGGCACCTGCTCGACCGCCTCGGCCGGGGCATGCATCAGGACGAGGGCCGCTACCGTTACGTCGCGCCCGATCCCGCGGGACCGATCCACCGGTCGCTGCGCGGCGTCTGGTGGCTGTTGGAGGTCGTGCCCAAGTCGAGGCGTCGGCGCGAGATGGGCGAACGGGGCTGGGGACTGTACTTTCCGCTCGGCGAGCGTCGGCGAGTGCCGCCCGGGGCCGTCGTCGACCAGTCCGCCCGCGACCGCATGGCCGCGCTGGCCGACTACCGCCCCGAGGGCATCGAGGCGCGGGTCGACGCGACGGGCCCGGAAGCCGCCGCGTGA
- a CDS encoding caspase family protein, producing MATNRKSPTGPIRKPRSVAILIANAHYAYETDLECCLEDLAAMRALVAAAGRHGKVHAISDADANSMRDTIRKALPPGVPTDEILFYFSGHGASIGDEFYFAGTTFDAGSPNTTGLSQGDLHDMLRAAEPNLLVKVIDACASGTQLIKAERQPPPLPKGFRNVVQLASCLEGQNSFGGEPLSAFTQALCEAALHRTEGPVYYNDVINALRDDFLDDERQTPFFIAQGTARELLVDDAARLAPFRALFADRWMAGDVEPDGDGDGEGDDVADADQPVADRSLSELLAEAEARVAGPAEAKQAIDRLFDGMAGRLSEDDFDEMFEIKKAEHSYYAEGTIREFMIRCLSREPRPDNFVIADVTRKQRKPTALERAMGYAMMAMDTEWVDHFTLELNCKLERAQLRIDLVPKFRALERLTLVLSIAPSLERLYAFAMVTRHPRSDWNSFDDEGTEIFRKWYRLGWNEESAFIVDAATEALEAAVQEHLETVTKRLERE from the coding sequence ATGGCCACTAACAGAAAGTCGCCCACCGGCCCGATTCGCAAGCCCCGCTCGGTCGCCATCCTGATCGCCAACGCGCACTACGCGTACGAGACGGACCTCGAGTGCTGCCTGGAGGACCTCGCCGCGATGCGCGCGCTGGTCGCCGCGGCCGGTCGCCACGGCAAGGTGCACGCGATCAGCGACGCCGACGCTAACTCGATGCGGGACACGATCCGGAAGGCACTGCCGCCCGGCGTTCCCACCGACGAGATCCTCTTCTACTTCTCCGGGCACGGCGCCTCGATCGGGGATGAGTTCTACTTCGCCGGGACGACCTTCGACGCCGGAAGCCCGAATACCACGGGGCTGTCGCAAGGCGACCTGCACGACATGCTGCGAGCGGCGGAGCCCAACCTGCTCGTCAAGGTGATCGACGCCTGCGCGTCCGGCACGCAGCTCATAAAGGCCGAGCGGCAGCCGCCACCGCTACCGAAGGGGTTCCGCAACGTGGTGCAGCTGGCCTCCTGCCTGGAGGGCCAGAACTCGTTCGGCGGCGAACCGCTGAGCGCCTTCACCCAGGCGCTCTGCGAGGCGGCCCTCCACCGGACCGAGGGGCCCGTGTACTACAACGACGTCATCAACGCCCTGCGCGACGACTTCCTCGACGACGAGAGGCAGACGCCGTTCTTCATCGCCCAGGGCACGGCTCGGGAGCTTCTCGTCGACGACGCCGCGAGGCTGGCGCCGTTCCGCGCGCTGTTCGCCGACCGTTGGATGGCCGGGGACGTCGAGCCCGACGGCGACGGCGACGGCGAGGGCGACGACGTCGCCGATGCCGACCAGCCCGTGGCCGACCGGTCGCTGTCCGAGCTGCTGGCCGAGGCGGAGGCGCGCGTAGCGGGCCCGGCCGAGGCGAAGCAGGCGATCGACCGGCTGTTCGACGGGATGGCCGGGCGGCTTTCGGAAGACGACTTCGACGAAATGTTCGAGATCAAGAAGGCCGAGCACTCATACTACGCCGAAGGCACGATCCGGGAGTTCATGATCCGCTGCCTGTCGCGCGAGCCGCGGCCCGACAACTTCGTCATCGCGGACGTGACCAGGAAGCAGCGCAAGCCGACCGCGCTCGAGCGCGCGATGGGCTACGCAATGATGGCGATGGACACCGAATGGGTGGACCACTTCACGCTGGAGCTGAACTGCAAGCTGGAGCGCGCGCAGCTGCGCATCGACCTCGTGCCGAAGTTCCGGGCGCTCGAGCGGCTGACCCTGGTGCTGAGCATCGCCCCGAGCCTGGAGCGCCTGTACGCGTTCGCCATGGTCACCCGGCACCCCCGGAGCGACTGGAACAGCTTCGACGACGAAGGCACCGAGATCTTCCGGAAATGGTATCGGCTCGGCTGGAACGAGGAAAGCGCCTTCATCGTCGACGCGGCGACCGAGGCCTTGGAGGCCGCCGTCCAGGAGCACTTGGAGACGGTGACCAAGCGGCTGGAGAGGGAGTGA
- a CDS encoding ComEC/Rec2 family competence protein, which yields MSVFRLEAMPAREGDALLLSYGGSEHDLRHVVIDAGRSSTGKALAAHLVGQGIARIEALVVTHVDADHIEGTLDFLKAVRAKVEIADVWFNGYRHLSDVEELGAAQGEDLTALIALLSWNRVVDGGAIRVAPDGAPMRLPPLAGGLEMTVLSPDAAKLRKMIPVWERECSKAGIVPGEGRSDEAPTPVGFEHMGGEMDVETLAATWTKDDTAPANGTSIALLAEFGGKRILLGADAHPDLLTASLKRLDGGARVRLDLMKVPHHGSQANVTSALLAAVDCRDFLISTDGSKFGHPDDVAVARIVASRKDGVRLWFNYRKPRTTAWETRSATEAGHPFSCEFADEGGSVTVPLLP from the coding sequence ATGAGCGTGTTCCGTCTGGAGGCGATGCCAGCGCGGGAAGGCGACGCACTTCTGCTCAGCTACGGTGGATCCGAGCACGACCTGCGCCACGTCGTCATCGACGCGGGTCGCTCCTCCACCGGCAAGGCGCTCGCCGCGCACTTGGTCGGCCAGGGGATCGCCCGGATCGAGGCGCTGGTCGTGACCCACGTCGATGCAGACCACATCGAGGGGACGCTCGATTTCCTGAAGGCGGTCAGGGCCAAGGTCGAGATCGCCGACGTCTGGTTCAACGGTTACCGGCACTTGAGCGACGTCGAGGAGTTGGGCGCGGCGCAGGGCGAGGATTTGACGGCGCTCATCGCGCTCCTGTCGTGGAACCGCGTCGTGGACGGTGGCGCGATCCGGGTGGCGCCGGACGGCGCACCCATGCGCCTGCCGCCGCTGGCGGGCGGTCTGGAGATGACGGTCCTGTCGCCCGACGCGGCCAAGCTGAGGAAGATGATTCCGGTCTGGGAACGCGAGTGCAGCAAGGCGGGCATCGTGCCCGGCGAGGGACGTAGCGACGAGGCGCCCACGCCCGTCGGCTTCGAGCACATGGGCGGGGAGATGGACGTCGAGACCCTCGCCGCCACGTGGACGAAGGACGACACGGCGCCGGCGAACGGCACGAGCATCGCGCTTCTCGCCGAATTCGGCGGAAAGCGCATCCTGCTCGGGGCCGACGCGCATCCCGACCTCCTGACGGCCAGCCTGAAGCGGCTGGACGGTGGCGCCAGGGTCAGGCTCGACCTGATGAAGGTTCCGCACCACGGCAGCCAGGCGAACGTCACCTCGGCACTCCTGGCCGCCGTCGATTGCCGCGACTTCCTGATCTCGACCGACGGCTCAAAGTTCGGGCACCCCGACGACGTGGCGGTCGCGAGGATCGTCGCCAGCCGGAAGGACGGCGTCCGGCTGTGGTTCAACTACCGCAAGCCGAGGACGACCGCCTGGGAGACACGGTCCGCGACCGAGGCCGGTCATCCCTTCAGCTGCGAGTTCGCCGACGAGGGCGGGTCGGTCACCGTGCCGCTGCTGCCCTAG